Proteins found in one Arachis stenosperma cultivar V10309 chromosome 8, arast.V10309.gnm1.PFL2, whole genome shotgun sequence genomic segment:
- the LOC130943517 gene encoding serine/threonine-protein kinase-like protein At1g28390 yields MGYLSCNADSAVATCDPHYCHFKNRKTNNLLQIRHFPYSDILAATKTFSADTFLGKGSHGSVYKATLDGGKLIAAVKKTKHAKPSSRRHQSTAAASCTGCGNCTSPAENEIEILSRVFSPRRLVNLIGFCTDPSNGGKLIVVEYMPNGSLHDLLHSPVRPPGWTARVRLALQIAKAVHALHTSNPPVIHRDIKSSNVLIDGAWNARLGDFGLALRGHVEDVRVKCTPPAGTLGYLDPCYLAPEDLSAKSDVFSFGILLLEILSGRNAIDVNFSPPSVVDWAVPLIKRGEFAVICDRRIGAPSDKEVVRMVAVMAAMCVRSTAEKRPSMEEVVQCLKIARKRMRAAPIWSGLRWRVRRVESEKRLEWEARECDSYYDRSEEEVVRAAKGGVSRRKKNRKVSNVTGAEYYGRPSSNHVVRSKSIGAGSLKVNSDSGSSRSQQSGSGFVRRRSKLNKSRSMGVLQGSSRLSSHYYESDPIHSLETAMSSKWVITDKLEKKLLEKPLVNSVGIN; encoded by the coding sequence ATGGGTTATCTCTCTTGCAATGCCGACTCTGCAGTCGCCACCTGTGACCCTCACTACTGCCATTTCAAGAACCGCAAAACCAACAACCTCCTTCAAATCCGCCACTTCCCTTACTCCGACATCCTCGCCGCCACTAAAACCTTCTCCGCCGATACCTTCCTCGGCAAAGGCAGCCACGGCAGCGTCTACAAAGCCACACTCGACGGCGGCAAGCTCATCGCCGCCGTCAAGAAAACTAAGCACGCCAAACCATCATCACGCCGTCACCAAAGTACCGCTGCAGCATCTTGCACCGGTTGCGGCAACTGCACCAGCCCGGCGGAGAACGAGATCGAGATCCTCTCACGCGTCTTTAGCCCCCGCCGGCTAGTGAACCTCATCGGATTCTGCACCGATCCAAGCAACGGCGGCAAGCTCATCGTCGTCGAGTACATGCCGAACGGCTCCCTCCACGACCTCCTACACTCGCCGGTCCGACCGCCCGGTTGGACCGCACGCGTCCGGCTCGCACTTCAAATCGCGAAGGCGGTTCACGCGCTTCACACATCAAACCCTCCGGTGATCCACCGAGACATTAAATCTTCCAACGTTCTCATCGACGGAGCGTGGAACGCGAGGCTCGGAGACTTTGGGCTCGCGCTGAGAGGACACGTGGAGGACGTGCGCGTGAAGTGCACACCGCCAGCTGGCACGTTAGGGTACCTTGATCCTTGCTATCTTGCGCCCGAGGATCTGAGCGCTAAGAGCGACGTCTTCAGCTTCGGGATCTTGCTGTTAGAGATTCTCAGCGGCAGGAACGCCATCGACGTGAACTTCAGTCCGCCGTCGGTGGTCGACTGGGCAGTGCCGTTGATTAAGAGAGGAGAGTTCGCCGTCATTTGCGACAGGCGGATCGGAGCGCCGTCGGATAAAGAGGTGGTTCGAATGGTGGCGGTGATGGCGGCCATGTGCGTGAGGTCCACGGCGGAGAAGAGGCCGTCGATGGAGGAGGTTGTGCAGTGCTTGAAGATTGCAAGGAAGAGAATGCGGGCGGCGCCGATATGGAGTGGATTGAGGTGGCGCGTGAGGCGCGTGGAGAGTGAGAAACGGTTAGAATGGGAAGCGCGTGAGTGTGACAGTTATTACGATAGGAGTGAGGAGGAGGTAGTGAGAGCGGCGAAGGGTGGTGTGAgtagaaggaagaagaacagGAAGGTATCCAATGTGACGGGTGCAGAGTATTATGGTAGACCCTCATCCAATCATGTAGTGAGGTCAAAGTCAATTGGTGCGGGTTCTCTGAAAGTAAATTCGGATTCGGGAAGTTCGCGGTCGCAACAAAGCGGGTCGGGTTTCGTGAGGAGAAGGTCGAAGCTGAACAAGTCTAGGTCCATGGGGGTGTTGCAAGGTTCTTCTCGTTTGTCATCACATTATTATGAAAGTGATCCAATACATTCGTTAGAAACGGCAATGTCGTCTAAGTGGGTTATTACGGATAAGTTGGAAAAAAAACTGCTTGAGAAACCGTTAGTTAATTCtgttggaattaattaa